The Flavobacterium jumunjinense genome includes a region encoding these proteins:
- a CDS encoding GNAT family N-acetyltransferase has protein sequence MKRYHVKKYTKEYYRLWNDFVANAKNATFLFHRDFMEYHSDRFEDYSLLIFDEKDNLKAILPANRVGDTVYSHQGLTYGGLVLSSETFLSEVIFMMRALLLFTNEKGINKMNLKILPSIYSIIPSDEMEYILFLLDANLFRRDSIAVLDLENKLKISRVRKRGINKGNANGIVVKETDSFESFWNEILIPNLKSRYNVLPVHTLEEITYLKSKFPLKIRQFNAYHEDKIVAGVTVFEKGRVAHPQYISGNKEINNTLGSLDYLYHFLIENIYAEKKYFDFGISNENGGMNLNEKLHYWKESFGARTVIQNFYEVETKNFVKLNDVLL, from the coding sequence TTGAAAAGATATCACGTAAAAAAATATACAAAAGAGTATTATAGGCTATGGAATGACTTTGTTGCTAATGCAAAAAACGCAACATTTCTGTTTCATAGAGATTTTATGGAATATCATAGTGATCGTTTTGAAGATTATTCCTTGTTAATTTTTGATGAGAAAGATAATTTAAAAGCAATTTTGCCTGCAAATAGAGTAGGAGATACAGTGTATTCTCATCAAGGTTTAACCTATGGAGGATTGGTTCTTTCATCAGAAACATTTTTATCGGAAGTGATATTTATGATGAGAGCATTATTATTGTTCACAAATGAGAAAGGAATTAATAAAATGAACTTAAAAATTTTACCTTCTATTTATTCTATTATTCCATCAGATGAAATGGAATATATCCTGTTTTTATTAGATGCTAATTTATTTAGAAGAGATAGTATTGCTGTGTTGGATTTAGAAAATAAATTAAAAATATCGAGGGTTAGAAAAAGAGGCATTAATAAAGGTAATGCTAATGGAATTGTGGTTAAAGAAACGGATTCTTTTGAATCTTTTTGGAATGAGATATTAATCCCCAATTTAAAATCAAGATATAATGTTCTTCCTGTTCATACCTTAGAAGAAATCACCTATTTAAAATCGAAGTTTCCTTTAAAGATAAGACAATTTAATGCTTATCATGAAGACAAAATAGTGGCTGGTGTAACTGTTTTTGAAAAAGGAAGGGTTGCTCATCCTCAATATATTTCTGGAAATAAAGAAATTAATAATACTTTAGGAAGTTTAGACTATTTGTATCATTTTTTGATTGAAAATATTTATGCAGAAAAGAAATATTTCGATTTTGGTATTTCTAACGAAAATGGTGGAATGAATTTAAACGAGAAATTGCATTATTGGAAAGAATCTTTTGGAGCAAGGACAGTTATTCAGAATTTTTATGAAGTTGAAACTAAGAATTTTGTTAAATTAAATGATGTGCTACTATGA
- a CDS encoding DegT/DnrJ/EryC1/StrS family aminotransferase: MIKFLDLNKLNKQFEADFQSKMKQFLDKGWYILGEEVKTFEYDFAAYCGTKYCIGVGNGLDALVLIFKAYMQLGKLKKGDEVIVPANTYIASILAILQADLVPVLVEPKIETYNLDPDLIEVNISSKTKAILAVHLYGQLADMNAINHIAKKHNLLVIEDAAQAHGAILDVANDEFEFKKAGNLANAAGFSFYPGKNLGALGDAGAITTNDDELAAVLFSMRNYGSKVKYHNEMIGVNSRLDELQATFLNVKLPYLDEENTTRRAIAKRYLIEIKNDKIILPFWNESDNHVFHLFVIRTENREQLANYLKENGIETMIHYPIAPHHQEALKDMKSMCFSITEKIHDEVLSIPLNSGLTNGEVNKIVKVINEY; this comes from the coding sequence ATGATAAAATTTCTTGATCTAAATAAATTAAATAAACAATTTGAAGCTGATTTTCAGTCGAAAATGAAACAATTTTTAGATAAAGGTTGGTATATACTTGGAGAAGAAGTAAAAACATTTGAATATGATTTTGCAGCATATTGTGGGACTAAATATTGTATTGGTGTAGGTAATGGTCTAGATGCTTTAGTCCTTATTTTTAAAGCCTATATGCAATTAGGAAAACTAAAAAAGGGAGATGAGGTTATTGTACCAGCTAATACCTATATTGCCAGTATTTTGGCTATTCTTCAAGCCGATTTAGTACCTGTTTTAGTAGAACCAAAAATAGAAACCTATAATTTGGATCCTGATTTAATTGAAGTCAATATATCTAGCAAAACGAAAGCAATTTTAGCGGTACACCTTTATGGTCAATTAGCAGATATGAATGCAATAAATCACATTGCAAAAAAACATAATTTATTAGTAATTGAAGATGCAGCACAGGCTCATGGAGCTATTTTAGATGTTGCAAATGATGAATTTGAGTTTAAAAAAGCAGGGAATTTAGCTAATGCTGCGGGTTTTAGTTTTTATCCTGGTAAAAACTTAGGAGCATTGGGTGATGCAGGTGCAATAACTACAAATGATGATGAACTAGCAGCAGTACTTTTTTCGATGCGTAACTATGGTTCTAAAGTTAAATATCATAATGAAATGATAGGAGTTAATTCTCGTTTAGATGAATTACAAGCCACCTTTTTAAATGTAAAATTGCCTTATTTAGATGAAGAAAATACGACTAGAAGAGCTATTGCGAAACGTTATTTAATTGAAATTAAAAATGATAAAATAATACTTCCATTTTGGAATGAATCAGATAATCATGTTTTTCACCTGTTTGTTATTCGAACAGAAAACAGAGAACAGCTAGCGAACTATTTAAAAGAAAACGGAATCGAGACGATGATCCATTATCCAATAGCACCACATCATCAAGAGGCTTTAAAAGACATGAAATCGATGTGTTTTTCAATTACTGAAAAAATACATGATGAGGTATTGAGTATTCCTTTGAATTCTGGTTTGACCAATGGAGAAGTGAATAAAATAGTAAAAGTAATAAATGAATATTAA
- a CDS encoding acyltransferase translates to MYITNKIIKRIFIKLKIYKYKMLSSCINVKGNPLTHQAILYNGEGKIFFGNNVNIGFEKSKNFYSHYAYFEARGSNSEISIGSNVYINNAFSVESVSKIIIEDDVLIGVNCSIFDSDGHHLDVDKRHVGIPNSKPIKICKNVFIGDDVTILKGVTIGENSIIGCKSLVSKSIPKNCVYAGNPVKFIREIN, encoded by the coding sequence ATGTACATTACAAATAAAATAATTAAACGAATATTTATAAAGTTAAAGATTTATAAATATAAAATGTTGTCTTCTTGTATTAATGTTAAAGGTAATCCATTAACGCATCAGGCTATATTGTACAATGGAGAAGGAAAGATTTTTTTTGGTAATAATGTGAATATAGGTTTTGAAAAATCAAAAAATTTTTACTCTCATTACGCTTATTTTGAAGCACGCGGGAGTAATAGCGAAATTAGTATTGGGAGTAATGTTTATATAAATAATGCCTTTTCAGTAGAGAGTGTTTCAAAAATAATAATTGAAGATGATGTTTTGATTGGTGTTAATTGTTCAATTTTTGATAGCGATGGACACCATTTAGATGTTGACAAAAGACATGTAGGTATCCCAAACTCTAAGCCAATTAAGATTTGTAAAAATGTATTTATTGGTGACGATGTTACAATCTTAAAAGGAGTAACAATTGGAGAAAATTCAATTATTGGATGTAAATCATTAGTGAGTAAGAGTATACCTAAGAACTGTGTTTATGCAGGTAACCCAGTTAAATTCATAAGAGAAATAAATTAA
- a CDS encoding oligosaccharide flippase family protein, with protein sequence MGDKEEGFHKSIVRATGIFGFVQVIKLFVKVIVGKFTAIFLGPEGVGLVGLLTNSLDLIGSFTGLGFNITGSRAIAIADSDSDDVKVSETIVVLNKWALIIGVSGAILSSVFSKWLSVLTFGTSDYYYWFIFLSLYFVFSSFTAAYGAILQGKRLLKYIALSSIISTFIIALTTFLLYYFFRKEGIVIVIIVTSLITAIVNFYFVNKIKTANVIISFKEIIKKGIPIIKTGFLLSINVIFGRICFYIIRLFLNQGGASAEILGFYEVSLVIFVSYLGIVFTAMSTDYFPQLTSFKDDKLKFLKLVNHQIEISVLIITPSILFIYLTGPYLLEFLYTKDFKAVYLILKLGLLAMLFKAIIWPLGFMILAKGDNRQYFKQEIVSDFMNISFTIFFYNYFGLLGIGIAMLMNYVLYGIYIYYYLNKKYDFVFFKEAKIMVSVSFILLFIASLLVLYFDFCNIIFYLILILLISVIYSLSILNRIIDLKKIYENIKNKFNK encoded by the coding sequence ATGGGTGATAAAGAAGAAGGTTTTCATAAGTCAATTGTAAGGGCTACTGGAATATTTGGCTTTGTACAAGTCATTAAATTATTTGTAAAAGTAATTGTTGGGAAATTTACAGCTATTTTTTTAGGACCAGAAGGTGTTGGTCTTGTTGGTTTACTTACTAATTCGTTAGACTTAATAGGTTCTTTTACTGGGTTAGGTTTTAATATTACAGGTTCTAGAGCAATTGCAATAGCTGATTCTGACTCTGATGATGTAAAAGTTTCAGAAACTATTGTAGTCTTGAATAAATGGGCATTAATAATAGGAGTTTCTGGAGCAATTCTTTCTTCTGTTTTTTCTAAATGGTTAAGTGTTTTAACATTTGGAACAAGTGATTATTATTATTGGTTTATTTTTTTATCATTATATTTTGTTTTTTCAAGTTTTACAGCAGCATATGGTGCAATTCTGCAAGGGAAAAGATTATTGAAATATATTGCTTTATCTTCAATTATTAGTACTTTCATTATTGCATTAACAACTTTTTTACTGTATTATTTTTTTAGAAAAGAAGGAATAGTTATTGTCATAATTGTTACCTCTCTAATTACTGCAATAGTAAATTTTTATTTTGTAAATAAAATTAAAACTGCCAATGTTATTATTTCTTTTAAGGAAATAATAAAAAAAGGAATACCAATTATTAAGACTGGTTTTTTACTATCGATTAATGTTATTTTTGGAAGGATTTGTTTTTACATTATTAGGTTATTTCTTAATCAAGGTGGTGCGAGTGCAGAAATATTAGGTTTCTATGAAGTAAGTCTTGTAATTTTTGTTTCATATTTAGGTATTGTTTTTACCGCAATGAGCACGGATTATTTTCCTCAATTAACCTCTTTTAAAGATGATAAGTTAAAGTTTTTAAAATTAGTAAATCATCAAATAGAGATTAGTGTGTTAATAATTACACCATCGATATTATTTATTTATTTAACGGGACCCTATCTTTTAGAGTTTTTATATACTAAAGACTTTAAAGCGGTATATTTAATATTAAAATTAGGATTGTTAGCAATGCTTTTTAAAGCAATTATTTGGCCATTAGGTTTTATGATTTTAGCAAAAGGTGATAACAGACAGTATTTTAAACAAGAAATTGTTTCAGATTTTATGAATATAAGTTTTACAATATTTTTTTATAATTATTTTGGATTACTCGGAATTGGGATTGCGATGTTAATGAATTATGTACTATATGGTATATATATATATTATTATTTGAATAAAAAATATGATTTTGTTTTTTTTAAAGAGGCAAAAATCATGGTATCTGTCTCTTTTATTCTGTTGTTTATAGCGTCATTATTAGTGTTGTATTTTGATTTTTGTAATATTATTTTCTATTTAATTTTGATTCTTTTAATATCAGTTATTTACTCATTATCAATTTTAAATAGAATAATTGATTTAAAGAAAATATATGAAAATATAAAAAACAAGTTTAATAAATAA
- a CDS encoding T9SS type A sorting domain-containing protein, protein MKYLYIIFCVLFSCFSFSQDYNNNWVLANSKISFDTNPATSSAISNANKYGFASVSDPSGNLLFYTDGVKVYDKTFGMMQNGYLTYGINLFDERRVQPVIIVPHPGNDKQYYVFVSDVQDTLCGSCSSLTQYSYFIVDFQDPTYPNGKVIEPSTGSSLFTNTGYFGPLTLVKNASNDGYFVILHTNPSQTSGGGLHSYKIDSNGINLTPILTNLPNNINYYNFSDARDFRSNTKAIMRFGMNNTKFGELLITNSFHQGPNTNTNLSSFFTMDFNNVTGTFSNFQMIQSNSSSAYKDFEFSNDSEKVYFVNNNVFVKDLANLSLPDRKLAANNSPSAFPSALHVQRDKNNDIIVSNKNSNILYKLDNVNSYNASSIITNYLSLNSALTDHYLPQFIPSLSDSCLSDVVLTTNVNSGSEFVQSSNYITAKNAINSSAIAIYHANERVILANGFHAKSGAIFKAYIEGCTGVFQSKNSDQKDETNNVRNDINDLVKLYPNPNNGNFVIEIGDHNFKNGTIEVFDSHGKIIYQNNYLSKEMNISLENIEKGVYFVKLISNDGNIVFDQKFIKH, encoded by the coding sequence ATGAAATATTTATATATAATTTTCTGTGTCTTGTTTTCTTGTTTTTCTTTTTCCCAAGATTATAATAATAATTGGGTTTTAGCTAATTCTAAAATAAGTTTCGATACAAATCCAGCCACTTCAAGCGCTATCTCGAATGCTAATAAATATGGTTTCGCATCAGTAAGTGATCCAAGTGGAAACCTGCTTTTTTATACAGATGGTGTAAAAGTTTATGATAAGACATTTGGTATGATGCAAAATGGGTATCTTACTTACGGGATTAATCTTTTCGATGAAAGAAGAGTGCAGCCTGTTATTATTGTTCCTCATCCTGGGAATGATAAGCAATATTATGTCTTTGTAAGTGACGTTCAGGACACACTTTGCGGATCATGTAGTAGTTTAACTCAGTATAGCTATTTTATTGTTGATTTTCAAGATCCGACTTATCCAAATGGAAAAGTAATAGAACCTTCTACAGGGAGTTCTTTGTTTACAAATACAGGTTATTTTGGACCTTTAACTTTAGTTAAAAATGCCTCGAACGATGGCTATTTTGTGATATTGCATACAAATCCAAGCCAAACAAGTGGTGGTGGATTACACAGTTATAAAATTGACTCAAATGGTATAAATTTAACCCCAATTTTAACAAATTTACCCAATAATATAAATTATTATAATTTTTCTGACGCACGTGATTTTCGTTCTAATACTAAGGCAATAATGAGGTTTGGTATGAATAATACTAAATTTGGAGAGCTTTTAATAACAAATAGTTTTCACCAGGGACCAAATACTAATACTAATTTAAGTAGTTTTTTCACAATGGATTTTAATAATGTTACTGGTACATTCAGTAATTTTCAAATGATTCAAAGTAATTCTTCAAGTGCTTATAAAGATTTTGAGTTTTCAAACGATTCTGAAAAAGTATACTTTGTAAATAATAATGTCTTTGTTAAAGACTTAGCGAATCTAAGTTTACCAGATAGAAAATTAGCTGCGAATAATAGTCCAAGTGCATTTCCTTCAGCTTTACATGTTCAAAGAGATAAAAATAATGATATTATCGTGAGTAATAAAAACTCTAATATTCTATATAAATTGGATAATGTTAATTCTTATAATGCGTCAAGTATTATAACAAATTACTTGTCTTTAAATAGTGCATTAACAGATCATTATTTACCTCAATTCATTCCAAGTTTGTCCGATTCTTGTTTGTCCGATGTGGTGTTAACAACAAATGTTAATTCAGGAAGTGAATTCGTTCAGTCATCAAATTATATAACTGCAAAAAATGCTATTAATTCAAGTGCAATAGCAATTTATCACGCTAACGAAAGAGTGATTCTTGCAAATGGTTTTCATGCTAAGTCTGGAGCAATTTTCAAAGCATATATTGAAGGTTGTACTGGTGTCTTTCAATCAAAGAATAGTGATCAAAAAGACGAGACAAATAATGTTAGAAATGACATTAATGATTTAGTTAAGTTATATCCGAACCCTAATAATGGTAATTTTGTAATTGAGATTGGTGATCATAATTTTAAAAACGGAACAATTGAAGTTTTTGATAGTCATGGAAAAATTATTTATCAAAATAATTATTTATCGAAAGAAATGAATATTTCATTAGAGAATATTGAAAAAGGAGTTTATTTTGTGAAATTAATTTCTAATGACGGTAATATTGTTTTTGATCAAAAATTTATTAAACACTAA
- a CDS encoding glycosyltransferase family 2 protein: protein MQKFPLVSVICISYNHQDYIVSALNSVLNQSYPNIELIITDDCSNDSSQQVIKDWLINHPDVLFIPNEVNLGNTKTFNNAAKKARGEYFVDLAADDVLLKDCIKRQVETFTNSKFKKLGLVYGNIELFDENDKFISIYYNGKEKPESGDIYEMVISRSTKICSIASMVKKEVFETVGFYDENLAYEDLDLWVRASRLYNFEYIPEVLAKKRELPNSLSAHFLKRNNEKSKHLHQSTLTIFEKIIVLNKTKREHKAILKRMTFEMHKFIYSRNFRSVLKLLLLAIKAKKKTYF from the coding sequence ATGCAAAAATTTCCTTTAGTTAGTGTTATTTGTATTTCTTATAACCATCAAGATTATATTGTATCTGCTTTAAACTCTGTACTGAATCAAAGCTATCCTAATATTGAATTAATAATTACAGATGACTGTAGTAATGACAGCTCTCAGCAAGTTATTAAAGATTGGCTAATCAATCATCCTGATGTTTTATTTATCCCAAATGAGGTCAATTTGGGTAATACAAAAACTTTTAATAATGCAGCAAAAAAAGCCAGAGGTGAGTATTTCGTTGATCTAGCTGCTGATGATGTTTTATTAAAAGATTGTATTAAACGTCAAGTTGAGACTTTTACAAATTCAAAATTCAAAAAATTAGGATTAGTTTACGGAAATATTGAACTTTTTGATGAAAATGATAAATTCATTTCTATTTATTATAACGGAAAAGAAAAACCTGAAAGTGGTGATATATATGAAATGGTAATAAGTAGAAGTACGAAAATTTGTTCAATTGCTTCAATGGTAAAAAAGGAAGTATTTGAAACTGTTGGTTTTTATGACGAAAACCTTGCTTATGAAGATTTAGACTTATGGGTTAGAGCATCAAGGTTATATAATTTTGAATATATTCCTGAAGTATTGGCTAAAAAAAGAGAACTACCTAACTCTTTAAGTGCACATTTTCTAAAAAGAAATAATGAAAAATCAAAACATCTCCATCAATCTACTTTAACTATTTTTGAAAAAATAATTGTTCTAAACAAAACAAAGAGAGAACATAAAGCAATTTTAAAACGAATGACATTTGAAATGCATAAATTTATATATTCCAGAAATTTTAGAAGTGTTTTAAAACTTCTATTATTAGCAATTAAAGCAAAAAAAAAGACTTATTTTTAG
- a CDS encoding glycosyltransferase, which yields MIEQNKKYKIAIVAYNLNTGGLAKVIINIFSLLSKVGNVDVSLLLLDNEVEYEVLGKVINFGVHTGSNNTCHFKKIKKYILFKNYLKKQKFDFIIDLRYRINPISEIFITKFLYPRTKIIYTVHSSKIDTYLLDSTFLTKWLYGKSYKIVCVAEANEKKVILRHQLKNTLTIYNPIDFEEIDEKSNEEIEFDFEYIVAVGRVVALKQFDKFIEAYSKSILINKNVKLVIIGDGTDFEKIDNLIKKMNLTNDVYLIGNSNNPYKYMKRAKFLVLCSQYEGFPLVLLESLATGVPVISFNLDSGPNEIINHQYNGLLVKNQSFEELTNAIDLLFNDKKLYHTCKLNAKSSVLQFSLEGITKDWLNLMQIK from the coding sequence GTGATTGAGCAAAATAAAAAATATAAAATAGCAATTGTTGCCTATAATTTAAATACAGGAGGGTTAGCAAAAGTTATAATAAACATATTTTCGCTTTTAAGTAAGGTAGGTAATGTTGATGTTAGTTTATTATTATTAGATAATGAGGTTGAATATGAAGTGCTTGGAAAAGTGATTAATTTTGGAGTCCATACAGGTAGTAATAATACTTGTCATTTTAAGAAAATTAAAAAATATATTTTATTTAAGAACTATTTAAAAAAGCAAAAATTTGATTTTATTATAGATCTACGTTATAGAATTAATCCGATAAGTGAAATTTTTATTACTAAATTTTTATATCCTAGAACAAAAATTATTTATACAGTTCATAGTTCAAAAATTGATACTTATCTTTTAGATAGTACTTTTTTAACAAAGTGGCTGTATGGTAAGAGTTATAAAATTGTATGTGTTGCAGAAGCTAATGAAAAAAAAGTTATACTTAGACATCAATTAAAAAACACCCTGACAATTTATAACCCAATTGATTTTGAGGAAATTGATGAAAAAAGTAATGAAGAAATTGAATTCGATTTTGAGTATATAGTAGCAGTTGGAAGAGTTGTAGCTTTAAAACAATTTGATAAATTTATTGAAGCTTATTCAAAATCGATTTTAATAAATAAGAATGTAAAACTAGTAATTATTGGGGACGGTACTGATTTTGAAAAGATAGATAATTTAATAAAAAAAATGAATTTAACAAATGATGTTTATCTTATAGGTAATTCAAATAACCCATATAAATACATGAAAAGAGCCAAGTTTCTTGTTCTTTGTAGTCAATACGAAGGATTTCCTTTAGTTCTATTAGAATCATTGGCTACTGGTGTTCCTGTTATAAGTTTTAATTTAGATTCTGGTCCAAATGAGATTATTAATCACCAGTATAATGGATTGTTAGTAAAAAATCAAAGTTTTGAAGAGTTAACAAATGCAATTGATCTATTATTTAATGATAAAAAGTTGTATCATACTTGTAAATTAAATGCTAAGTCTAGTGTTTTACAATTTTCTTTGGAAGGAATAACTAAAGATTGGTTAAATTTGATGCAAATAAAATAG
- a CDS encoding sugar 3,4-ketoisomerase, with amino-acid sequence MNIEKIQIPKIEDRRGNLSVIEKNIIPFEIKRVYYLYDVPCGAERGGHAHKEHQEFLVALSGSFEVVLNDGINSRVIVLSRPYEGLLIGNGIWRELKNFSSGSVCLVIASEVFDEEDYIRDFNDFLNVVK; translated from the coding sequence ATGAATATAGAAAAAATTCAAATACCTAAGATTGAAGATAGAAGAGGTAATCTTTCTGTTATAGAAAAAAATATAATCCCATTCGAAATTAAGCGTGTTTATTATTTGTATGATGTTCCATGTGGTGCTGAAAGAGGAGGGCATGCTCATAAAGAACATCAAGAGTTTTTAGTAGCACTTTCTGGCAGTTTTGAAGTAGTTTTGAATGATGGAATTAATAGTAGAGTAATTGTTTTAAGTAGGCCATATGAAGGTTTATTGATAGGAAATGGTATTTGGAGAGAGTTAAAAAACTTTTCTTCAGGTTCGGTATGTTTGGTGATTGCATCAGAAGTTTTCGATGAGGAAGATTATATTAGAGATTTTAATGATTTTTTGAACGTAGTTAAATAG
- a CDS encoding glycosyltransferase family 4 protein has protein sequence MKVLIINNFNNKLIIGGVENYLLELKKYSENNESRITYEWYGSSTKKTNWIQKLYNYNSTKEIIHLIDRFNPDIVHCYSIGAPVTPHFMKYAKKKNIPILYSFRDYYYICPKNLMINNRGEIITEHRNSLDCIFNHLPKKNFIIGSLLLLKQKYHKHYINKYVDYYLTPSKNLTKIIGLHFDLIGETLPNPLLLTPQNNIGNNNNYILYVGRLIKEKGVFTLLKSFKKIKEKYPEEKLVFAGEGGEMEELIDFCKINNLKDVSFLGNTNRDELKKVYSNAKFVVAPSEILESYGNIVLESFAFKKTIIISDLLGLKDEVIKYKCGLVFQFGNVDELTNCIETLLTNITLKKEFSNNGFEFSKTRNFESHFNKQKEIYKELLKKTI, from the coding sequence ATGAAAGTTCTAATAATAAATAATTTCAATAATAAACTAATTATTGGTGGTGTAGAAAATTACCTATTAGAATTAAAAAAATATTCAGAAAATAACGAATCTAGAATCACATATGAATGGTATGGTTCTTCAACAAAAAAAACAAACTGGATACAAAAATTATATAATTATAATTCTACCAAAGAAATCATTCATTTGATTGATCGATTTAATCCTGATATTGTTCATTGTTATAGCATTGGAGCTCCTGTTACTCCTCATTTTATGAAGTATGCTAAAAAAAAGAATATTCCTATACTTTATTCTTTTAGAGACTATTATTATATATGTCCGAAAAACTTAATGATAAATAATAGAGGTGAAATTATTACAGAACATCGAAATTCTTTAGATTGTATCTTTAACCATCTACCAAAGAAAAACTTTATTATAGGTTCTTTATTACTACTAAAACAAAAATATCACAAACATTACATTAACAAATATGTAGATTATTACCTTACTCCTTCTAAAAATCTGACAAAAATAATTGGATTACACTTTGATTTAATAGGTGAAACATTGCCTAACCCTCTACTACTAACACCCCAAAATAACATAGGAAATAATAACAATTATATTCTTTATGTAGGCCGACTAATTAAAGAAAAAGGAGTTTTTACATTACTTAAATCATTTAAAAAAATCAAGGAAAAATATCCCGAAGAAAAATTAGTTTTTGCAGGTGAAGGTGGTGAAATGGAGGAACTAATTGATTTTTGTAAAATCAATAATCTGAAAGACGTTTCTTTTTTAGGAAACACCAATCGTGACGAACTCAAAAAAGTATATTCTAATGCTAAATTTGTTGTGGCTCCAAGTGAAATTTTAGAATCATACGGAAACATTGTCTTAGAAAGCTTTGCTTTCAAAAAAACCATTATCATTAGTGATTTATTAGGACTCAAAGATGAAGTAATAAAATATAAATGTGGTCTAGTTTTTCAATTTGGAAACGTTGATGAATTAACAAATTGTATAGAGACATTACTAACAAATATTACCCTAAAAAAAGAATTTTCAAATAATGGATTTGAATTTTCAAAAACAAGAAATTTTGAAAGTCATTTTAATAAACAAAAAGAAATATACAAGGAGTTATTAAAAAAAACTATTTAA
- a CDS encoding glycosyltransferase family 2 protein has translation MLSILIPIYDTNAYPLVEELWKQCISNKINFEILCQDDASKSILNKENEKINNLSNCSFIELEDNVAHRKNRNILAKNSKFEYLLFIDGDSKIISEKYIWNFISETKQYDVVYGGRVHSDQKPESNYLLRWKYGKYMEDQKPIFRTKNPFKCLLFNNTLIKRTLFEKVKFDDVFIKYGHDDTIFSYKLMQENASVFHINNPVQHEDLDTNDVFYNKMKQSLENLHEITNKNFIDEEYIKFTQVTSKLEKAKLDICISILYKVLEKAIKNNLIGNYPKLFVFNFFRLGYFCTLKIKYNESSNNK, from the coding sequence ATGCTTTCAATCTTAATTCCTATATATGATACCAATGCATATCCTTTAGTTGAAGAATTATGGAAACAATGTATAAGTAATAAAATTAATTTTGAAATTTTATGCCAAGATGATGCATCAAAATCAATTTTAAACAAGGAAAACGAGAAAATTAACAATCTCTCTAATTGTTCCTTCATTGAACTTGAAGATAATGTTGCGCATCGAAAGAATCGAAATATTTTAGCAAAAAACTCAAAGTTCGAATATTTACTATTCATTGATGGAGATTCAAAAATTATAAGTGAAAAATATATTTGGAACTTTATATCCGAAACCAAACAATACGATGTAGTTTATGGAGGAAGAGTACATTCAGATCAAAAACCTGAAAGCAACTACTTATTACGATGGAAATATGGAAAGTATATGGAGGATCAAAAACCAATATTTAGGACTAAAAATCCTTTCAAATGTTTACTATTCAATAATACATTAATTAAAAGAACACTATTTGAAAAAGTAAAATTCGATGATGTTTTTATAAAGTATGGACATGATGATACCATTTTTTCATATAAACTAATGCAAGAAAATGCTTCAGTTTTTCATATTAATAATCCTGTACAACATGAAGATTTAGATACAAATGACGTTTTTTACAACAAAATGAAGCAATCACTTGAAAATTTACATGAAATTACAAACAAAAATTTTATAGATGAGGAGTATATTAAATTTACTCAGGTTACATCTAAACTAGAAAAAGCAAAATTAGATATATGCATAAGTATACTTTATAAAGTTTTAGAAAAAGCAATTAAGAATAATTTAATTGGTAACTATCCCAAGCTTTTTGTGTTTAATTTTTTTAGATTAGGTTATTTTTGTACACTAAAGATTAAATACAATGAAAGTTCTAATAATAAATAA